A section of the Marinoscillum sp. 108 genome encodes:
- a CDS encoding LytTR family DNA-binding domain-containing protein: MERLTCIAIDDDMVALKIVSSLVEKTDFLKLVGTYQNSIKGAAAIVELKPDIVFLDVQMPDLTGMEILASLQSKPQVILVTSQEKFAVKAFEFDVADYLVKPIENFGRFLKAVTKAKSNIDDKEPISSDSKNLFVKSESLLINLNLKEILYVEAYGDYVKIHTKERTHVVYGKLKDTEESLPESEFVRVHRSFIVRIDKIKNIDQGNLQIEDKIIPVSASYRSHLLESIKTL; this comes from the coding sequence ATGGAACGGCTTACATGTATTGCAATAGATGATGATATGGTGGCTTTGAAGATTGTTTCTTCACTTGTTGAAAAAACGGATTTTCTGAAGTTGGTAGGTACCTATCAAAACTCAATCAAAGGCGCAGCGGCTATTGTCGAATTGAAGCCGGACATCGTTTTTCTGGATGTTCAAATGCCAGACCTAACAGGCATGGAGATTTTAGCAAGTCTCCAGTCAAAACCTCAGGTTATTCTGGTGACCTCTCAGGAGAAGTTTGCCGTGAAGGCGTTTGAGTTTGATGTAGCAGATTATTTGGTTAAACCAATAGAGAATTTTGGCCGGTTTCTTAAAGCCGTCACCAAAGCCAAATCGAACATTGATGACAAGGAGCCTATCTCTTCTGATTCTAAGAATCTTTTTGTGAAATCAGAATCACTCCTCATTAATCTGAATCTGAAGGAAATTCTTTATGTGGAAGCTTACGGAGATTATGTGAAGATCCATACGAAAGAAAGGACTCATGTGGTGTACGGTAAATTGAAAGATACAGAAGAAAGCCTCCCCGAAAGTGAATTTGTGAGAGTGCATCGCTCTTTCATAGTGCGTATTGATAAGATTAAAAATATAGATCAGGGAAATCTTCAGATAGAGGATAAAATCATCCCTGTGAGTGCTTCTTACAGATCCCATCTGCTGGAAAGCATAAAGACTTTATAA
- a CDS encoding PAS domain-containing protein: MTDKKHIDGRSDILSNELIKEISDRKHAQNLLSVFVKYAPGAIALFDREMKFLVVSDRWYRDYDLSENDITGSSYYDVFSGATDKHKWESYHQRALKGEKLRNEEDRLIKEDGNVIWLKWEMLPWFDKFGVIGGVIMSTEVITHKKKLEDDYRKSRQLLEMAIETGQIGFWHWMEQNNRLEWNDQMFRLFEFDESDFTGDGETFFDIIHPDDEARVRGLLNRAIAERGQYHTQYRVICKSGVKKFKEHGKVFLDDGLLRMTGICQEISELNLS; encoded by the coding sequence ATGACAGATAAAAAACACATAGATGGACGCTCCGATATACTTTCCAATGAGCTCATCAAGGAGATATCGGACAGGAAGCACGCTCAAAACCTACTATCTGTATTTGTAAAGTATGCCCCCGGAGCCATTGCTTTGTTTGATCGGGAGATGAAATTTCTGGTAGTGAGTGACAGGTGGTACAGAGACTATGATCTGTCTGAGAATGATATTACAGGTTCAAGTTACTATGATGTTTTCTCAGGAGCGACAGACAAGCACAAATGGGAGTCTTATCACCAAAGAGCCTTGAAGGGTGAAAAGCTGCGCAATGAGGAGGACCGACTGATAAAAGAGGATGGAAATGTGATTTGGCTTAAGTGGGAGATGCTTCCATGGTTTGACAAATTCGGAGTTATAGGTGGGGTTATCATGTCCACTGAAGTCATCACCCACAAGAAGAAACTTGAGGATGACTATAGAAAGAGCAGGCAGCTATTGGAAATGGCCATCGAGACTGGTCAGATTGGATTTTGGCATTGGATGGAGCAAAATAACCGACTGGAGTGGAATGATCAAATGTTTCGGCTTTTCGAATTTGACGAGTCTGACTTCACGGGAGATGGCGAAACGTTTTTTGATATAATACACCCCGATGATGAGGCTCGAGTGCGGGGACTACTCAATCGGGCGATTGCAGAAAGAGGCCAATATCACACTCAATACCGTGTAATATGCAAATCCGGGGTGAAAAAATTTAAAGAGCACGGGAAGGTTTTTTTGGATGACGGTCTTTTGAGAATGACTGGAATTTGTCAGGAAATTTCCGAATTGAACTTATCATAA